From the genome of Deltaproteobacteria bacterium, one region includes:
- a CDS encoding sigma-54-dependent Fis family transcriptional regulator — MNRNILVVEDDLNLSAVLSRVLRREGYDVAVSNTVADGIDRVRSEAPGIVLTDIYLPDGNGIDILEYAKSIGAGTDVIVMTANATVESAIEALKKGAQDYLLKPFQVDELVILFRKIFERKALIAENLYLKGEIRTRSGFADLVGESPCMRDLFEVVDSLSRSGAGVLIQGESGTGKELIARAIHFRGDRAERMFVPINCSAIPDNLLESELFGHLKGSYTGAAENKKGLFEHADKGTLFLDEIGDLSTALQAKLLRVLQDGRIRRIGDFREIEVDTRIVAATNKDLPALIKHGDFREDLYYRLAVVPIRVPPLRERREDIPLLAGHFTGKYAVPKQREIRFADETLETLGSYAWPGNVRELKNLVERLTILRPGRTIGPDDLPAEMTSGSSAFDAIAPGAGYQEAKQRMLDDFHRKFIDKALTEHGGNVSRAAESIGMDRGNFQRLLRRYGVRSSAFRPDE; from the coding sequence ATGAACCGGAACATCCTCGTCGTCGAAGACGACCTCAACCTATCGGCGGTCCTGTCGCGTGTGCTGCGCCGCGAAGGATACGACGTGGCCGTCTCCAATACCGTTGCGGACGGAATCGACCGGGTCCGCAGTGAAGCGCCCGGGATCGTCCTGACCGACATCTACCTGCCTGACGGCAACGGGATCGACATCCTCGAATACGCGAAGTCGATCGGCGCGGGCACGGACGTGATCGTCATGACGGCGAATGCGACGGTCGAGTCCGCCATCGAAGCGCTGAAGAAAGGCGCGCAGGACTACCTTCTCAAGCCCTTCCAGGTGGACGAGCTCGTCATCCTGTTCCGCAAGATCTTCGAGCGGAAGGCGCTGATCGCCGAAAATCTCTACCTCAAGGGAGAGATCCGGACCCGCTCCGGGTTTGCGGACCTGGTCGGCGAATCCCCTTGCATGCGCGATCTCTTCGAGGTGGTCGACAGCCTTTCCCGCAGCGGGGCGGGCGTGCTGATCCAGGGGGAGAGCGGCACCGGCAAGGAACTTATCGCACGGGCGATCCACTTCCGCGGGGACCGGGCGGAAAGGATGTTCGTGCCGATCAACTGCAGCGCGATCCCCGATAACCTGCTCGAGTCGGAGCTGTTCGGCCACCTCAAGGGATCCTACACGGGGGCGGCGGAAAACAAGAAGGGGCTGTTCGAGCATGCGGACAAGGGCACCCTCTTCCTGGACGAGATCGGCGACCTCTCGACGGCGCTCCAGGCCAAGCTGTTGCGGGTGCTCCAGGATGGGCGGATCAGACGGATCGGCGACTTCCGGGAGATAGAGGTGGACACGCGGATCGTCGCCGCCACCAACAAGGACCTCCCCGCCCTCATCAAGCACGGGGATTTCCGTGAGGACCTTTATTACCGTTTGGCGGTGGTGCCCATCCGCGTCCCGCCCCTTCGGGAACGCAGGGAGGACATCCCCCTTCTGGCCGGGCATTTTACAGGCAAATACGCGGTGCCGAAGCAGCGGGAGATCCGGTTCGCCGATGAGACGCTTGAGACCCTCGGGTCATACGCCTGGCCGGGCAACGTGCGGGAACTCAAGAACCTCGTGGAACGGCTGACGATCCTGAGGCCTGGAAGGACCATCGGGCCGGACGACCTGCCTGCCGAGATGACAAGCGGAAGTTCAGCGTTCGATGCGATCGCCCCCGGCGCCGGCTACCAGGAGGCGAAGCAGCGGATGCTGGACGATTTCCATCGAAAGTTCATCGACAAGGCGCTTACGGAGCACGGCGGCAACGTCTCCAGGGCCGCCGAGTCCATCGGCATGGACCGGGGGAACTTCCAGCGGCTCCTGCGCCGCTACGGCGTGCGGTCCTCCGCTTTCCGGCCCGACGAATAG
- a CDS encoding HAMP domain-containing protein codes for TLTGTKAELREFHDLLRQHADPSHSGRGIVEIDDVIARGTLIVASLSSTLHSLGKMRDEIENRTRSLKDRSKHTVYGFLGVSVALAILAFAVTIRAVARPVDAFVKGIKSVADGKFQDKIAIRSKDEIGYLADRFNGMIDRLNEMNMEKDRHLAELADFNDRLEERVREATGGLARANRELKSAQEQMVRAETMAAIGTLSSGISHELSTPLSVVLNMAQLVKQDVRDNPGLLKDIEVIEYEANQAIKITRSLLGFARSAKSKKERSNVNDVLRELFKILEFQPRAKSIALVKDLDSAVMPILAGAGQLRQVFLNVILNAVQAMPGGGELRVVTRNIREPHFEGVEIAVSDTGVGIPKDQIKKIFQPFFTTKEEGTGLGLAITYGIIREHNGKIEVESEEGKGTTFRIFIPKSPEDNTA; via the coding sequence ACGTTGACGGGCACGAAGGCGGAGCTTCGGGAATTCCACGATCTCCTGCGCCAACACGCCGATCCGTCCCACTCCGGGAGAGGTATCGTCGAGATCGATGATGTCATCGCCCGTGGAACGCTGATCGTGGCCAGCCTGTCCAGCACGCTCCATTCCCTCGGGAAGATGCGGGACGAAATCGAGAACCGGACACGCAGCCTCAAGGACCGTTCGAAGCATACAGTCTACGGATTCCTCGGCGTCTCCGTCGCGCTGGCCATCCTCGCCTTCGCCGTCACGATCCGCGCGGTGGCGCGGCCGGTCGACGCCTTCGTCAAGGGAATCAAGAGCGTGGCGGACGGCAAGTTCCAGGACAAGATCGCTATCCGGTCGAAGGATGAGATCGGGTACCTGGCGGACCGGTTCAACGGCATGATCGACCGCCTGAACGAGATGAACATGGAGAAGGACCGGCACCTGGCGGAACTGGCGGATTTCAACGACCGGCTCGAAGAACGGGTGCGGGAAGCCACCGGGGGCCTTGCCCGCGCCAACCGGGAGCTGAAATCCGCCCAGGAACAGATGGTGCGCGCGGAGACGATGGCGGCGATCGGGACGCTGTCGTCGGGGATCTCCCACGAGCTCAGCACGCCCTTGAGCGTGGTTCTGAACATGGCCCAGCTCGTCAAGCAGGACGTGCGGGACAACCCCGGCCTGCTCAAGGACATCGAGGTGATCGAGTACGAGGCCAACCAGGCTATCAAGATCACCCGGAGCCTGCTGGGATTCGCGCGGTCCGCAAAATCGAAAAAAGAAAGATCGAACGTCAACGACGTCCTCCGGGAGTTGTTCAAGATCCTGGAGTTCCAGCCCAGGGCGAAATCGATCGCGCTGGTCAAGGACCTGGATTCGGCCGTAATGCCGATCCTGGCCGGAGCGGGCCAGCTCCGGCAGGTCTTCCTGAACGTAATATTGAATGCGGTACAGGCCATGCCAGGGGGGGGCGAGCTCAGGGTCGTCACCCGCAACATCCGGGAACCGCACTTCGAGGGTGTCGAAATCGCCGTTTCCGACACGGGTGTGGGCATCCCCAAGGACCAGATCAAGAAGATCTTTCAGCCGTTCTTCACGACGAAGGAAGAAGGAACAGGCCTGGGACTCGCCATCACCTACGGAATTATCCGGGAACACAACGGCAAGATAGAGGTGGAAAGCGAGGAGGGCAAGGGGACCACGTTCCGCATCTTCATTCCGAAGAGCCCGGAGGATAACACCGCATGA